A single genomic interval of Deinococcus sp. HSC-46F16 harbors:
- a CDS encoding DUF1501 domain-containing protein, producing MTVDRRDFLKYSALAVAATSGMPGFLARAAAQAATQPAAGGKTLVVIQLTGGNDGLNTLVPYSNGAYYAARPNIAIPKKDVLTLTDDLGMHPSLKPLMPLWESGHLAWMENVGYPNPNRSHFASMAIWHTADPTQAQAEGWIGRVAEKIGDPFCASNLGGTTPQALRASDFSLPSIDRVDGFQVRLPAGLDGAFERLLTLPREGEADYLGRAARQMVANTREVQANVAKYRPGAKYPEGRFGLNLQDAARLIAAGTGQRVLYVSLGGFDTHAGQRAEQDELLATLASGLAAFQADLEAQGLADRVIVMGFSEFGRRVAENASAGTDHGQGSVMFALGKGVKGGVHGDSPDLENLADGDIRYKQDFRGVYAGALTHWLGLNARDILRGDFAGPGWVA from the coding sequence ATGACCGTGGACCGACGCGACTTTCTGAAATACTCCGCCCTCGCGGTGGCCGCCACCAGCGGGATGCCCGGTTTTCTCGCTCGTGCAGCGGCGCAGGCAGCGACCCAGCCCGCTGCGGGCGGCAAGACCCTGGTGGTGATCCAGCTTACCGGGGGCAATGACGGCCTGAACACGCTGGTGCCCTACTCCAACGGGGCCTACTACGCTGCCCGTCCCAATATCGCCATCCCGAAAAAGGACGTGCTGACCCTCACTGACGACCTGGGGATGCATCCTTCCCTCAAGCCCCTGATGCCCCTGTGGGAGAGCGGCCACCTCGCCTGGATGGAGAACGTGGGCTATCCCAACCCCAACCGCTCCCACTTCGCCTCCATGGCGATCTGGCACACCGCCGACCCCACGCAGGCGCAGGCGGAAGGCTGGATCGGGCGGGTCGCCGAGAAGATCGGGGACCCCTTCTGCGCGTCCAACCTCGGCGGCACCACCCCGCAGGCGCTGCGGGCTTCCGACTTCAGCCTGCCCTCCATCGACCGGGTGGACGGCTTTCAGGTGAGGCTCCCGGCGGGGCTGGACGGGGCCTTCGAGCGGCTGCTGACCCTCCCCCGCGAGGGCGAGGCCGACTATCTGGGCCGCGCCGCCCGGCAGATGGTGGCGAACACGCGGGAGGTGCAGGCGAACGTGGCGAAGTACCGCCCCGGCGCGAAGTACCCGGAGGGCCGCTTCGGGCTGAACCTGCAAGACGCCGCCCGCCTGATCGCTGCCGGAACCGGGCAGCGGGTGCTGTACGTGAGCCTCGGCGGCTTCGACACCCATGCGGGCCAGCGGGCCGAGCAGGACGAGCTGCTGGCGACCCTCGCCTCCGGCCTCGCGGCGTTCCAGGCCGACCTGGAGGCGCAGGGCCTCGCGGACCGGGTGATCGTGATGGGCTTTTCCGAGTTCGGCCGCCGGGTGGCCGAGAACGCCAGCGCGGGCACCGACCACGGCCAGGGCAGCGTGATGTTCGCGCTGGGCAAGGGCGTGAAGGGCGGCGTTCACGGCGACAGCCCCGACCTCGAAAACCTCGCGGACGGGGATATCCGCTACAAGCAGGACTTCCGGGGCGTGTATGCGGGGGCGCTGACGCACTGGCTGGGCCTGAATGCCCGCGACATCCTGCGCGGCGACTTCGCGGGGCCGGGATGGGTGGCGTGA
- a CDS encoding GNAT family N-acetyltransferase: MTDTAPPLHLRPFQQADAPAVADLVTRSVRGLWTYRPEHFRESTRPEQQRLVAVQGGEVVATAHLSLFGDSAPDALRLDLAGEGAAFSPLYLALLAEWPAEYTRLLGVTREDFSEKMTFFAAAGFRNAWQSWGAHLDLSAWDPERFRALEERLFLEGYEVERWRMDAPEAEWQALYALHRQGEADVPRNPTTMTAPLDLPALREVMAREEAVFVVRRRGEVVALTRLTLPQHRTLQGTAEVSSDLTATHPSHRGRGLATLVKAHALAWAKSQGYTRAGTGGAVLNLPMLRVNTRLGYVPEAMWVTWERKLRSSDMTVRKCSER, encoded by the coding sequence GTGACCGACACCGCCCCTCCCCTGCACCTCCGCCCCTTTCAGCAGGCCGACGCGCCCGCTGTGGCCGACCTCGTGACCCGCAGCGTGCGGGGGCTGTGGACCTACCGCCCGGAGCACTTCCGCGAGAGCACGCGGCCTGAGCAGCAGCGCCTCGTGGCCGTGCAAGGCGGCGAGGTCGTGGCGACCGCGCACCTCTCGCTCTTCGGGGACAGCGCTCCGGACGCGCTGCGGCTGGACCTCGCGGGGGAAGGGGCGGCGTTCAGCCCCCTTTATCTCGCCTTGCTGGCCGAGTGGCCCGCCGAGTACACCCGGCTGCTGGGCGTGACCCGTGAGGACTTCTCCGAGAAGATGACTTTTTTCGCGGCGGCAGGCTTTCGCAACGCCTGGCAGTCGTGGGGAGCACACCTCGACCTGAGCGCGTGGGACCCCGAGCGGTTCCGGGCACTGGAGGAACGCCTCTTTCTGGAGGGTTATGAGGTCGAGCGCTGGCGCATGGACGCGCCGGAGGCCGAGTGGCAGGCCCTGTATGCCCTGCACCGCCAGGGAGAGGCCGACGTGCCGCGCAACCCGACGACCATGACCGCGCCCCTGGACCTGCCCGCCCTGCGGGAGGTGATGGCCCGCGAAGAGGCCGTCTTCGTGGTGCGGCGCCGGGGGGAGGTGGTGGCGCTGACCCGCCTGACGCTGCCGCAGCACCGCACCCTTCAGGGCACGGCCGAAGTCTCCAGCGACCTCACCGCCACCCACCCCTCGCACCGGGGCCGGGGCCTCGCCACGCTGGTCAAGGCGCACGCGCTGGCCTGGGCCAAGTCGCAGGGCTACACCCGTGCCGGGACCGGGGGCGCTGTCCTGAATCTGCCGATGCTGCGCGTGAATACCCGGCTGGGTTACGTCCCTGAGGCGATGTGGGTGACGTGGGAGAGGAAGCTGAGAAGCTCGGACATGACCGTCAGAAAATGTTCAGAGCGTTAA
- the tkt gene encoding transketolase — MTAERQGQDLDRLSITTMRTLAIDAVQAANSGHPGAPLGASPMAYVLWQRFLRHNPQNPEWAGRDRFVLSAGHASMLIYSLLHLTGYDMPLDDILRFRQWGSKTPGHPEFFHTPGLDATTGPLGQGAAMTVGMAMAEAHLAARYNRPQFPIFDNHVYSILGDGDLQEGINHEAAALAGHLKLGKLIWLHDDNAVQLDTATEKAESEDTAARFRAYGWQVLRVEDGENLAEIEAAIQQAREHTDQPTLIQVRTVIGFGSPRAGTSKAHGEPLGEEGVAATKQALGWNFPPFTVLDEVKAHMDARGRGAAQEAEWQALLDRYGQEYPDLAAEVMGLLRRDLPENLADALPTYEPGSKAVATRNASGEVINALAKVVPGLMGGSADLSGSTKTTIKDGGEFLPGHYEGRNVYFGVREFGMAAAANGLALYGGPRPLVGTFLVFADYLKPAFRLSAIQMQPVTYVLTHDSIGLGEDGPTHQPIEQLAMLRAVPGAHVIRPADANETATAWQMALEYGKGPTALALSRQDLPILPANPEGVKKGAYVVRDAENAAVVLIASGSEVSLALDAAEALGSEGTQARVVSMPCMEIFREQERGYRDSVLTPGVPRVAIEAASKSPWYEWVGSEGAVIGMDTFGASAPAKVLFEKFGFSVENVVKTVRDVLAR, encoded by the coding sequence ATGACCGCCGAACGACAGGGACAGGACCTGGATCGCCTGAGCATCACCACCATGCGCACGCTCGCCATCGACGCGGTGCAGGCGGCCAACAGCGGCCACCCCGGCGCCCCCCTCGGCGCCTCCCCGATGGCCTACGTGCTGTGGCAGCGTTTCCTGCGCCACAACCCGCAGAACCCCGAGTGGGCCGGACGCGACCGCTTCGTGCTGTCGGCGGGGCACGCCTCCATGCTGATCTACTCGCTGCTGCACCTCACCGGGTACGACATGCCGCTCGACGACATCCTGCGCTTCCGGCAGTGGGGCAGCAAGACGCCCGGCCACCCCGAGTTCTTTCACACCCCCGGCCTCGACGCGACCACCGGGCCGCTGGGACAGGGCGCGGCGATGACGGTGGGCATGGCGATGGCCGAGGCGCACCTCGCCGCCCGCTACAACCGCCCCCAGTTCCCGATCTTCGACAACCACGTCTATTCCATCCTGGGTGACGGCGACCTTCAGGAAGGCATCAACCACGAGGCCGCCGCGCTCGCCGGGCACCTCAAGCTCGGCAAGCTGATCTGGCTCCACGACGACAACGCGGTGCAGCTCGACACCGCCACCGAGAAGGCCGAGTCCGAAGACACCGCCGCCCGTTTCCGCGCCTACGGCTGGCAGGTGCTGCGCGTGGAGGACGGCGAGAACCTCGCTGAGATCGAGGCCGCCATCCAGCAGGCCCGCGAGCACACGGACCAGCCTACCCTGATCCAAGTGCGCACCGTGATCGGCTTCGGTAGCCCCCGGGCGGGCACCAGCAAGGCGCACGGCGAGCCGCTGGGCGAGGAGGGCGTGGCCGCGACCAAGCAGGCGCTGGGCTGGAACTTCCCGCCCTTCACCGTGCTGGACGAGGTCAAGGCCCACATGGACGCCAGGGGGCGCGGCGCCGCGCAGGAGGCAGAGTGGCAGGCCCTCCTCGACCGCTACGGGCAGGAATACCCCGACCTCGCCGCCGAGGTGATGGGCCTGCTCAGGCGGGACCTGCCGGAGAACCTCGCGGACGCGCTCCCCACCTACGAACCCGGCAGCAAGGCCGTCGCCACCCGCAACGCCAGCGGCGAGGTCATCAACGCGCTGGCAAAGGTGGTTCCGGGCCTGATGGGCGGGAGCGCGGACCTTTCCGGCAGCACCAAGACCACCATCAAGGACGGCGGCGAATTCCTGCCGGGTCATTACGAGGGCCGCAACGTCTACTTCGGCGTGCGCGAGTTCGGCATGGCCGCCGCCGCCAACGGCCTCGCGCTGTACGGCGGGCCGCGTCCCCTCGTGGGCACCTTCCTGGTGTTCGCGGATTACCTCAAGCCCGCCTTCCGCCTCTCCGCGATCCAGATGCAGCCCGTGACCTACGTGCTGACCCACGACTCCATCGGTCTGGGGGAAGACGGCCCCACCCACCAGCCTATCGAGCAACTCGCCATGCTGCGGGCCGTCCCCGGCGCCCACGTCATCCGCCCCGCCGACGCCAACGAGACGGCGACCGCGTGGCAGATGGCGCTGGAGTACGGCAAGGGGCCGACCGCGCTGGCCCTCTCGCGCCAGGACCTCCCCATCCTGCCCGCCAACCCGGAAGGCGTGAAAAAGGGCGCCTACGTGGTCCGCGACGCTGAGAACGCGGCAGTGGTGCTGATCGCCTCCGGCTCCGAGGTCAGCCTCGCGCTGGACGCGGCGGAGGCGCTGGGGTCGGAGGGGACGCAGGCCCGCGTCGTCTCAATGCCCTGCATGGAAATCTTCCGCGAGCAGGAGCGCGGGTACCGCGACTCGGTGCTAACCCCCGGTGTACCCCGCGTTGCCATCGAAGCCGCAAGCAAGTCGCCCTGGTACGAGTGGGTGGGCTCTGAGGGGGCCGTGATCGGCATGGACACTTTCGGGGCCTCGGCGCCCGCCAAGGTGCTGTTCGAGAAGTTCGGCTTCAGCGTGGAGAACGTGGTGAAGACGGTCAGGGACGTGTTAGCCCGCTAA
- a CDS encoding SDR family oxidoreductase produces MTDHDKNPAKVQPETASTEDYPQETPVETQGTQPGSEAEMEVQPITIREDYRGSGKLEGKVALITGGDSGIGRAVAVHFAREGADVAILYLDEHQDAQDTVAMVEAEGRRALAIAGDIGDVAFARQAVEQTLGQFGKLDILVNNAAEQHEQKELTDITPEQLERTFRTNIFGMFYLTQAALPHLGEGASIINTTSITAYKGSPELMDYASTKGAIVAFTRSLSQNLAEKKIRVNAVAPGPIWTPLIPATISEDKLASDWGETPLGRPGQPAEVAPAYVFLASDDSSYFSGQVLHPNGGTVVGG; encoded by the coding sequence ATGACCGACCACGACAAGAATCCGGCCAAGGTCCAGCCCGAAACCGCCTCCACCGAGGACTACCCGCAGGAAACGCCCGTCGAGACGCAGGGCACCCAGCCCGGCAGCGAGGCCGAGATGGAGGTCCAGCCGATCACCATTCGCGAGGACTACCGGGGCAGCGGCAAGCTGGAAGGCAAGGTCGCCCTGATCACCGGCGGCGACAGCGGCATCGGGCGGGCGGTGGCCGTCCACTTCGCCCGCGAGGGAGCCGACGTGGCGATCCTGTACCTCGACGAACACCAAGACGCGCAGGACACCGTGGCGATGGTGGAGGCCGAGGGCCGCCGGGCACTCGCCATCGCGGGCGACATCGGCGACGTGGCCTTTGCCCGGCAGGCGGTCGAGCAGACGCTGGGGCAGTTCGGCAAGCTCGACATTCTGGTGAACAACGCCGCCGAACAGCACGAGCAGAAAGAACTCACCGACATCACCCCCGAGCAACTGGAGCGCACCTTCCGCACCAACATCTTCGGGATGTTCTACCTGACCCAGGCCGCGCTGCCGCACCTTGGAGAGGGCGCGTCCATCATCAACACGACCAGCATCACCGCCTACAAGGGCAGCCCCGAGCTGATGGACTACGCCTCGACCAAGGGAGCCATCGTGGCTTTTACCCGCAGCCTCAGCCAGAACCTCGCGGAAAAGAAGATTCGCGTGAACGCCGTGGCCCCCGGCCCGATCTGGACGCCCCTGATTCCCGCCACCATCAGCGAGGACAAGCTGGCGAGCGACTGGGGTGAGACTCCGCTGGGCCGCCCCGGCCAGCCCGCCGAGGTCGCGCCCGCCTACGTGTTCCTGGCGTCGGACGATTCCTCGTACTTCTCCGGGCAGGTGCTGCACCCCAACGGCGGCACGGTGGTCGGCGGGTAG
- a CDS encoding DNA methyltransferase, with protein sequence MNTLYYGDNLEVLAEHFPDESVDLIYLDPPFNSKVDYNVIFREHNKDDGATAQILAFEDTWHWTLESEHALDRIMAKNGKLAELLYLIVGTLQKNDLSAYLVSMAERLNELRRVLKPSGSLYLHCDPVASHYLKMVLDILFGAANFRNEIIWKRTSAHSGSKRWGDVHDTILFYGASKQAVWNPVYQKFDESYVNSKYKNADAKGRFQLDNLTAAGIRQGDSGAPWKGVDPTAKGRHWAVSREVMKGLVGEETATSMSTQAKLDLLDSHGYIYWPTKGRGGQPGFPRFRRYLAEGVPVQDVITDIPPVNSQAAERLGYPTQKPVALLERIISVSSNPGDVVLDPFCGCGTAVAAAQKLGRQWRGIDITHLSVALMTARLERDFGLKPGKDFQVEGTPRDVGAARYLFERDPFQFQFWIVGLAGAQPYGATASNKKGKKGGDTGIDGQMFFRTPAGEKLEKVIVSVKGGKNLNPAMVRDLVGTVQRESAAIGVFITIDEPTKGMKDEAAKAGTYKYGAKSYPKIQLLTVQEILEGKRPEIPHGSANMSFERQEVKTLQRQTKKGNAPSLFGDD encoded by the coding sequence GTGAACACGCTCTACTACGGGGACAACCTAGAGGTGCTGGCAGAGCATTTCCCAGACGAGTCGGTAGACCTCATCTACCTTGACCCCCCCTTCAACTCAAAAGTTGACTACAACGTCATTTTCCGAGAGCACAATAAGGATGACGGGGCGACGGCTCAGATTCTTGCCTTTGAGGACACATGGCATTGGACCTTGGAGTCTGAACATGCCCTAGACCGCATCATGGCCAAGAACGGCAAGCTGGCTGAGCTTCTGTATCTCATTGTCGGAACACTTCAGAAAAATGACCTCTCCGCTTACCTCGTCTCAATGGCGGAGCGCCTGAACGAGCTTAGGCGAGTTTTGAAGCCTTCTGGGAGTTTGTATCTCCATTGTGACCCTGTGGCGAGCCATTACCTCAAGATGGTTCTGGACATTCTGTTCGGGGCTGCCAACTTCAGGAATGAAATCATCTGGAAGAGGACGAGTGCCCATAGTGGTTCAAAACGATGGGGAGACGTGCATGACACCATCCTCTTCTACGGTGCCTCAAAGCAGGCTGTGTGGAATCCGGTCTACCAAAAATTTGATGAATCCTACGTCAACAGCAAGTATAAAAATGCTGACGCCAAGGGCAGGTTTCAGCTTGACAACCTGACGGCGGCTGGCATACGGCAGGGAGACTCTGGGGCACCGTGGAAAGGTGTGGACCCGACCGCAAAGGGTAGACATTGGGCAGTAAGCCGAGAGGTGATGAAAGGGCTTGTGGGAGAGGAAACAGCCACCTCCATGAGTACGCAGGCGAAGCTAGACCTCCTAGATAGTCACGGTTACATCTACTGGCCAACGAAAGGCAGAGGTGGACAACCGGGCTTTCCCAGATTTCGCCGCTACCTTGCGGAAGGTGTGCCTGTTCAAGATGTAATTACTGACATTCCCCCAGTCAATTCCCAGGCCGCAGAGCGGCTAGGCTATCCCACCCAAAAGCCTGTCGCCTTACTTGAGCGCATCATCTCAGTCTCTTCCAATCCGGGCGACGTGGTACTTGACCCCTTTTGTGGCTGTGGAACCGCCGTAGCTGCCGCTCAGAAGCTTGGGAGGCAGTGGCGGGGCATAGACATTACCCATCTCTCTGTCGCCCTCATGACGGCCCGCCTAGAGCGTGACTTTGGCCTCAAGCCCGGAAAAGACTTTCAGGTTGAGGGGACCCCTCGGGATGTGGGAGCCGCCCGTTACCTCTTTGAGCGTGACCCGTTCCAGTTTCAGTTTTGGATTGTGGGGCTTGCTGGGGCACAACCCTACGGAGCCACGGCCAGCAACAAGAAGGGGAAGAAGGGCGGGGACACGGGGATTGACGGCCAGATGTTTTTCCGTACTCCAGCCGGGGAGAAGCTGGAAAAAGTCATCGTGAGCGTCAAGGGCGGCAAGAATCTTAACCCCGCCATGGTGCGTGATCTCGTGGGCACAGTCCAGCGGGAGAGTGCCGCCATCGGCGTATTCATCACCATAGACGAGCCGACTAAAGGCATGAAGGATGAGGCAGCCAAGGCCGGAACGTACAAGTATGGAGCCAAGAGCTACCCCAAAATTCAGTTGCTCACGGTGCAAGAAATCCTAGAGGGCAAGCGCCCTGAGATTCCCCACGGCTCTGCCAACATGAGCTTTGAACGCCAAGAGGTGAAAACCCTTCAACGCCAAACGAAGAAGGGCAACGCTCCCTCTCTGTTTGGCGATGACTGA
- a CDS encoding helix-turn-helix domain-containing protein, translating to MDERYISVAEFAEKFNVSTTLVYRLIKDGVINAVRIGDRNYRISPEAVRTIVERRLIG from the coding sequence ATGGACGAAAGATATATTTCAGTGGCGGAGTTTGCAGAGAAATTTAACGTCTCCACTACGCTCGTATACAGACTTATTAAAGACGGTGTGATTAATGCTGTGAGAATAGGGGATAGGAATTACCGCATAAGCCCCGAAGCAGTGAGGACTATTGTTGAAAGGAGATTAATAGGCTAG